In Agarivorans gilvus, one genomic interval encodes:
- a CDS encoding sensor histidine kinase — MIRFFSSWFHSVNGRLVFFWLIGSLFPVMLLGGSTAYISYYYIREQAMRFASEIAKEKIQSVINLQKPAFSVSSHITSDSNMLDTVFADSENSFINEIKINALIENSLAHYFSLDGLSSISLILNEGRSYSLSIEVEMADIDWLEFQHQLTECPSFSESQLCWPGIQNNINSKSQHKKVIPAIKKVYRLNEQSMQEEHIGYLYMAFSTLSYRKMLKQESDDDLPLLVLDQNNQVIFYDRSELTGHTVPSNLLPKQNDLPYKTNIDGQAFYLVGHASKISGWRFLILVPEQQILQGMYQTLTIAGALTLLSLVSILFAWLNVRRRVLKPLQQLSMAMRDTAPSRSSYRENQHQLKEIHTLFYWYNKYVDIVEHRDKQAEQLRAAYDELTHTQEQLIESEKMAALGKLVAGVAHEINTPLGVSLTSLSYSQGLHQTLQEQFSNETLKRSDLENFLERSQQGVDIAINNLNRASELVKTFKKVASDQHVEELRRFSLADYLANTVTSLAPKLKQQNVVIKWTCDENIMLESYPGLLWQVFSNLVMNSLIHGYEHKEKGTISIQVETLDDWLKIIYQDDGCGMSDEVRNSIFLPFYTTKRHTGGTGLGMHIVYNMISQKLQGSISCESQLGQGTTFEITLPLNAKH, encoded by the coding sequence TTGATAAGGTTCTTTTCAAGCTGGTTTCATAGCGTAAACGGAAGGCTGGTATTCTTCTGGCTCATCGGCAGCTTATTTCCGGTCATGCTACTTGGTGGTTCCACTGCATATATCAGCTACTACTACATCCGTGAACAAGCCATGCGTTTTGCCAGTGAAATAGCCAAAGAGAAAATTCAATCGGTAATTAACTTACAAAAACCCGCGTTTTCGGTAAGCAGTCATATCACCTCTGACTCGAACATGCTTGATACCGTTTTTGCCGATAGCGAAAACTCCTTCATCAATGAAATCAAAATTAACGCACTGATCGAGAACAGCCTAGCCCACTATTTTAGCTTGGACGGGCTTAGCTCTATCTCACTGATCCTCAACGAGGGGCGTAGCTACTCTTTGAGCATTGAAGTCGAAATGGCTGATATTGATTGGCTAGAGTTTCAACATCAGCTCACTGAGTGTCCAAGCTTTTCGGAAAGCCAGCTATGTTGGCCGGGAATTCAAAACAATATCAATAGTAAATCGCAACACAAGAAAGTGATCCCCGCCATAAAAAAAGTCTACCGTCTCAATGAGCAAAGCATGCAAGAAGAACACATCGGCTATTTGTATATGGCCTTTTCTACGCTGTCTTACCGGAAGATGTTAAAACAAGAAAGCGACGATGACTTGCCACTGCTGGTATTGGATCAAAATAACCAAGTGATATTTTATGACCGCAGTGAGCTGACCGGCCACACCGTGCCCAGCAACCTGCTCCCCAAACAAAATGACCTTCCCTACAAAACCAATATAGACGGCCAAGCGTTTTATTTGGTGGGCCACGCTTCAAAAATCTCCGGCTGGCGCTTTCTCATTCTGGTACCCGAGCAACAAATATTGCAGGGCATGTATCAAACCTTAACCATTGCGGGCGCCCTTACCCTGCTTTCATTAGTGTCTATTTTATTTGCTTGGCTAAATGTTAGGCGGCGAGTACTTAAGCCTCTGCAACAATTAAGCATGGCCATGCGCGACACAGCCCCCAGCCGCTCCAGTTACCGAGAGAACCAGCACCAACTTAAAGAAATCCACACCTTGTTTTACTGGTACAACAAATATGTCGACATAGTCGAGCACCGAGACAAACAAGCTGAGCAGTTACGCGCCGCGTACGATGAGCTCACCCATACCCAAGAGCAACTCATTGAGAGTGAAAAAATGGCGGCCTTAGGCAAGCTAGTGGCAGGAGTCGCCCACGAAATCAATACCCCATTAGGGGTGAGCCTCACTTCACTCAGCTACTCCCAAGGATTACATCAAACACTTCAGGAGCAGTTCAGCAACGAAACCCTGAAACGCTCCGATTTAGAAAACTTTCTAGAAAGAAGCCAGCAAGGCGTAGACATTGCCATCAACAACCTCAACCGCGCCTCAGAGTTAGTTAAAACCTTTAAAAAAGTAGCCAGTGACCAGCATGTTGAAGAGTTACGCCGTTTCTCATTAGCCGATTACCTCGCTAATACCGTTACTAGCCTAGCCCCCAAACTAAAACAACAAAACGTGGTAATTAAGTGGACTTGCGATGAGAACATCATGCTAGAAAGCTATCCGGGGCTACTTTGGCAAGTATTTTCTAACCTAGTGATGAACTCACTAATTCATGGCTATGAGCATAAAGAGAAAGGCACTATCAGCATTCAGGTAGAAACCTTGGATGACTGGCTCAAAATTATTTATCAAGACGATGGTTGTGGTATGAGTGATGAAGTCAGAAATAGCATCTTTTTACCGTTTTATACCACCAAACGACACACTGGAGGTACTGGCTTAGGTATGCATATCGTCTACAACATGATCTCGCAAAAGTTGCAGGGCTCCATTAGTTGCGAAAGTCAACTGGGTCAGGGAACCACATTTGAGATTACCCTACCGCTCAACGCCAAACATTAG
- a CDS encoding substrate-binding domain-containing protein, translated as MLLTKSQSNPYYVMMEQGAREAAEQLGVNLVAKGTPNETHVALQKKILLGAKEEGFDAIVFVPSKTAQLLPTIKQVQDQGVILVNLDDKIDPVQAEKVGLSPIPFVGIHNQEAARTLANSVLQGHPEIKTAYIILGPQSSSVSEARAAGYRQALIAQQRHILGEASANWQYVEAYELSDKLLQQHPNIDAFFCANDVMAIAISKLLEDRGRNDIEVIGYDAIPEAKALVEQGKLAATLDQQSGQQGAQGVRTAVALLKGEKVEADSWVTPELVTKPQ; from the coding sequence ATGTTGCTGACTAAATCACAAAGCAACCCCTACTACGTAATGATGGAACAAGGAGCACGTGAAGCAGCCGAACAACTTGGAGTAAACTTAGTCGCCAAAGGAACGCCCAACGAAACCCACGTTGCTCTACAGAAAAAAATCTTGCTTGGCGCCAAAGAAGAAGGTTTTGACGCCATCGTTTTTGTCCCCTCAAAAACCGCCCAGTTGCTTCCCACTATTAAACAGGTACAGGACCAAGGCGTAATATTGGTTAACCTAGACGACAAGATCGATCCTGTTCAAGCAGAAAAAGTGGGCTTAAGCCCCATCCCATTTGTTGGCATTCATAATCAAGAGGCGGCTCGGACACTGGCCAATAGCGTATTACAAGGCCACCCAGAAATTAAAACCGCCTATATTATCCTTGGCCCACAATCATCCTCGGTATCGGAAGCCAGAGCAGCAGGCTATCGCCAAGCATTAATCGCTCAGCAGCGACACATTTTGGGTGAAGCAAGCGCCAATTGGCAATATGTTGAAGCCTACGAGCTAAGCGACAAACTCTTGCAGCAGCACCCCAATATTGATGCTTTCTTCTGTGCTAACGATGTGATGGCAATTGCCATTAGCAAGTTACTGGAGGACCGTGGTAGAAATGACATAGAAGTGATCGGCTATGATGCTATCCCAGAAGCTAAAGCTCTGGTCGAGCAAGGTAAACTAGCCGCAACTCTGGACCAACAATCGGGCCAACAAGGCGCGCAAGGGGTGAGAACAGCAGTCGCCTTGCTTAAAGGAGAAAAGGTGGAAGCCGATAGTTGGGTCACTCCCGAATTAGTCACTAAGCCGCAATAA
- a CDS encoding DUF4212 domain-containing protein, whose protein sequence is MEEQTTYWQENLRLIFTCLVIWFVVSFGFGLLLVEPLNEIRLGGYKLGFWFAQQGSIYTFVALIFWYTAKMNKLDQKYHVEES, encoded by the coding sequence ATGGAAGAACAGACTACATATTGGCAAGAAAACTTGCGTCTAATATTTACCTGTCTCGTCATATGGTTCGTGGTTTCCTTTGGCTTTGGTTTGCTGCTTGTTGAACCGCTAAATGAAATCCGTTTAGGAGGGTATAAATTAGGCTTCTGGTTTGCACAGCAGGGCTCGATTTATACCTTTGTAGCTTTGATTTTTTGGTACACCGCCAAAATGAATAAGCTCGATCAAAAATACCATGTTGAGGAGTCATAA
- a CDS encoding sodium:solute symporter family protein, whose translation MDELKLYTYIAVFGSFGLYFAIAWWARAASTSDFYVAGGGVTPVQNGMAIGADWMSAASFISMAGLIAFLGYGGSVFLMGWTGGYVLLAMLLAPYMRKHGKFTVPEFISDRYYSKGARIVAVLCLIIASLTYIIGQMKGVGVAFSRFLEVEYDNGLYIGMAVVWVYAVLGGMKGITYTQIAQYCVLIFAYTIPAVFISLQLTGNPIPQIGLGSTLADGSGVYLLDKLDMVVTDLGFKEYTTDNLGGTLNMFAYTMSLMIGTAGLPHVIMRFFTVPTVKAARSSAGYALVFIAILYTVAPAVGAMARFNLMNTIVPEAGNNLVYDERPQWFKDWENTGLLQFEDKNGDGRIQYVADKETNEMVKVDRDIMVLANPAIANLPNWVIALVAAGGLAAALSTAAGLLLAISSSISHDLMKGVLTPNLSDKSELLAGRIVMTLAILVSGYLGLNPPGFAAGTVALAFGLAASSIFPALMMGIFAKKMSGTAAISGMCAGIGVTMLYVFQHKGIMFIPGTSFLGDMGPNWFFGISPNAFGAVGALVNFGVAFAMCKVTGPAPQHIQEMVENFRIPHGAGAAHDH comes from the coding sequence ATGGACGAGCTAAAACTCTATACATATATTGCCGTATTTGGCTCTTTTGGGCTGTATTTCGCTATTGCCTGGTGGGCTCGTGCGGCTTCTACCAGCGACTTTTATGTGGCCGGTGGTGGCGTTACCCCAGTGCAAAACGGAATGGCGATTGGTGCTGACTGGATGAGTGCTGCGTCGTTCATTTCTATGGCTGGCTTAATTGCCTTCTTAGGTTATGGCGGTTCTGTTTTTCTAATGGGCTGGACCGGCGGTTACGTATTATTAGCGATGTTACTCGCACCTTATATGCGTAAACACGGTAAATTTACGGTGCCGGAGTTTATTTCCGACCGTTATTACTCCAAAGGCGCTCGAATCGTAGCGGTATTGTGTTTAATTATTGCTTCGCTGACTTACATCATTGGTCAGATGAAAGGGGTAGGTGTAGCATTTTCTCGCTTCCTAGAAGTGGAATACGATAACGGCTTATACATTGGTATGGCTGTAGTGTGGGTTTACGCGGTACTTGGCGGCATGAAAGGGATTACCTACACCCAGATTGCACAATACTGTGTGCTTATTTTTGCTTACACCATTCCTGCTGTGTTTATTTCATTGCAATTAACCGGCAACCCGATTCCACAAATAGGTTTGGGTAGTACCTTGGCTGATGGTAGCGGCGTTTACTTGTTAGATAAGCTGGATATGGTCGTTACCGATCTCGGCTTTAAGGAGTACACCACTGATAACCTTGGTGGCACGCTGAATATGTTTGCTTACACCATGTCGTTGATGATTGGTACAGCGGGCTTACCACACGTTATTATGCGCTTCTTTACTGTACCAACCGTGAAAGCGGCTCGCTCTTCGGCTGGCTATGCCTTGGTATTTATTGCCATTCTATACACCGTAGCACCTGCAGTTGGCGCGATGGCTCGTTTCAACTTAATGAACACTATTGTTCCTGAAGCGGGTAACAACCTAGTATATGATGAGCGCCCTCAGTGGTTTAAAGATTGGGAAAATACTGGACTATTGCAGTTTGAAGATAAAAACGGTGATGGACGTATTCAGTATGTAGCCGACAAAGAAACCAACGAGATGGTGAAGGTTGACCGTGACATCATGGTATTGGCTAACCCTGCGATTGCTAACCTGCCAAATTGGGTGATTGCCCTAGTGGCTGCTGGTGGTCTCGCTGCCGCATTGTCTACTGCAGCGGGTCTGTTGTTGGCGATATCGTCCTCTATTTCTCATGACTTAATGAAAGGGGTGCTTACGCCTAATCTTTCCGATAAGAGTGAGCTCTTGGCGGGACGGATTGTAATGACCTTGGCCATTTTGGTGTCTGGTTATCTAGGCTTAAATCCACCCGGATTTGCCGCAGGTACGGTAGCGCTGGCCTTTGGTTTGGCTGCTTCGTCCATCTTCCCAGCATTGATGATGGGTATCTTTGCCAAGAAAATGAGTGGTACAGCAGCGATTTCAGGTATGTGTGCAGGTATTGGTGTGACTATGCTTTACGTATTCCAGCATAAAGGCATTATGTTTATCCCTGGTACGTCGTTCTTGGGCGATATGGGACCAAACTGGTTCTTTGGCATTTCGCCTAACGCCTTTGGTGCAGTGGGTGCCTTGGTGAACTTCGGGGTAGCTTTTGCAATGTGTAAAGTGACAGGGCCTGCTCCGCAGCACATTCAGGAAATGGTTGAGAATTTCCGTATTCCTCATGGTGCTGGTGCAGCGCATGACCATTAA
- a CDS encoding SufE family protein, with the protein MNKTPQIELNLAQIEQNFAHCQAWEERYRQLLLLAKQLQAMPEQYKQPQSLVQGCESEVWLHQDAQQLYLDSNARIIKGLIVIVLACYQAQPQHPQRLFEQTLDSLGLAHHLSESRNNGIRAIWQEIEQLG; encoded by the coding sequence ATGAATAAGACACCGCAAATTGAATTAAATCTGGCGCAAATTGAACAAAACTTTGCCCACTGTCAAGCTTGGGAAGAACGTTATCGGCAACTCTTACTGTTGGCCAAACAATTACAAGCGATGCCAGAACAGTACAAACAGCCACAATCACTGGTGCAAGGCTGTGAAAGCGAGGTATGGCTTCACCAAGATGCTCAACAGCTCTACCTCGACAGTAATGCTCGTATCATAAAGGGCTTAATCGTTATTGTATTAGCCTGTTATCAAGCGCAGCCACAACACCCACAAAGGCTTTTCGAGCAAACCTTAGACTCACTAGGTTTAGCCCACCATTTAAGTGAATCACGAAACAATGGTATTCGCGCCATTTGGCAGGAGATAGAGCAACTAGGCTAG
- a CDS encoding aminotransferase class V-fold PLP-dependent enzyme: MTSLKHTPYRQYFPSLTTNNQLAYLDSAASTQVPEAVLSAMDKYYRQGHGNVHRASHSFARLATNAFESARKSIAQFIGAESQNIIWTSGSTQACNILARGLAQQLNQGDEIWISELEHHSNLVPWQQLAQQQKAKLRAIPILENGDLNLAYFRENLSDKCKIVAVSQVSNAIGSIQPVPEISRLAHQVGAKVVVDGAQAVAHLSVDVQRLGCDYYYFSGHKLYGPTGIGVLYGTESALELLEPSNFGGEMISKVAIEQSQWNSLPYRLEAGTPNIVGAIGLAAAIEFLSQFPSQQRLQHERDLLAYALRKLQQHPAVELVGQPMMRTGLIAFNLRGIHPQDAATLFDQYNVAVRCGHHCAMPLGNKLSPQGSIRLSLGLYNDQQDIDQALEAIDKIMELFDE; the protein is encoded by the coding sequence GTGACCTCTCTTAAGCATACTCCTTATCGCCAATATTTCCCGTCGCTGACCACGAATAACCAACTTGCTTATCTCGATAGTGCGGCTTCAACTCAAGTGCCCGAAGCAGTGCTATCAGCGATGGATAAATATTATCGTCAAGGACATGGTAATGTGCATCGAGCTAGTCACAGCTTTGCTAGATTAGCCACCAATGCCTTTGAATCAGCAAGAAAGTCCATTGCACAATTCATTGGAGCAGAAAGCCAAAACATCATTTGGACCAGCGGCAGCACCCAAGCCTGCAACATACTCGCGCGAGGTTTGGCCCAGCAGCTTAATCAAGGTGACGAAATTTGGATTAGTGAATTAGAACACCACTCAAATTTAGTTCCTTGGCAACAGCTGGCCCAACAACAAAAAGCCAAACTACGAGCCATTCCAATTCTGGAAAACGGTGACTTAAACCTAGCCTACTTTAGAGAAAACCTCTCAGATAAATGTAAAATTGTCGCCGTTTCTCAAGTGTCTAACGCCATTGGCTCAATTCAGCCGGTACCAGAAATTTCGCGACTAGCCCACCAAGTAGGTGCCAAAGTGGTAGTAGATGGCGCCCAAGCAGTTGCCCACTTAAGCGTTGATGTACAGCGCCTTGGCTGTGACTATTATTACTTTTCAGGACACAAGCTTTACGGCCCCACCGGAATTGGCGTGTTATACGGAACAGAGTCTGCATTAGAGCTGTTAGAACCGAGCAATTTTGGCGGAGAAATGATCAGTAAAGTGGCGATTGAGCAAAGCCAATGGAATAGCCTACCTTATCGTTTGGAAGCCGGTACTCCCAACATTGTTGGAGCTATAGGTTTAGCCGCAGCGATAGAGTTTTTAAGCCAATTCCCCAGTCAACAACGGCTACAACACGAACGGGATTTACTCGCCTATGCCTTGCGTAAACTACAACAACATCCAGCAGTTGAACTGGTGGGGCAACCGATGATGCGTACCGGCTTAATCGCTTTTAACCTACGCGGTATTCACCCTCAAGACGCAGCAACCTTGTTTGATCAATACAACGTCGCCGTACGATGCGGCCACCACTGCGCTATGCCTTTAGGCAATAAATTGTCTCCTCAAGGTAGCATTCGCTTATCCTTGGGGCTATATAACGACCAACAAGATATAGACCAAGCCTTAGAAGCCATTGATAAAATCATGGAATTATTTGATGAATAA
- a CDS encoding GGDEF domain-containing protein → MQLAEGLSSWKAVLLGFSSKHEHVFAQHLWVKQRQRFIFLYACYCLFMLGYIMQAQVLHYWWLVGAWYNLLLVTLWSVFHGAALTLGIQLRSPRIAYALFVAALGLHGMLFTLLFKQSPSLFASGAGLLVLLSLPMVLLSVYMPMLLSVAVLLACSVFSLGLFSNLQLALAPQWPSVSLFLMLGFSVVYFSHRLWRLEYLYQHFNSLQDSRNETAKADVKPPIQAPANLLEIASFEQFKRFSNQEIERSSRYQNAYSIVLIKVTHFSAYRDKLGAEEADKLLVKFAIFIQTQLRKIDLLARYENEQLLIGLPEAGLYQALDTAERIQQALEQEFWKAFPNSFHLGSRLTVASVESPLCSLDMLLKKATKAMNKQANTKTLSYGS, encoded by the coding sequence ATGCAATTGGCAGAAGGCTTAAGCTCTTGGAAAGCCGTCTTATTGGGCTTTTCCTCAAAGCATGAACATGTGTTTGCTCAGCACCTGTGGGTCAAGCAACGTCAACGGTTCATTTTTCTTTATGCTTGTTATTGTTTATTCATGCTGGGTTACATCATGCAGGCGCAAGTACTGCATTATTGGTGGCTGGTGGGAGCTTGGTATAATTTATTATTGGTTACGCTGTGGAGCGTATTTCATGGTGCAGCGCTAACGCTGGGGATTCAGCTGCGCTCGCCCCGTATTGCTTATGCGCTATTTGTGGCAGCTCTTGGTTTGCATGGCATGCTGTTCACGTTGTTGTTTAAGCAGAGCCCCAGTTTATTCGCCAGCGGAGCGGGCTTATTGGTATTGCTGAGTTTACCGATGGTGCTGTTGAGTGTTTATATGCCGATGTTGCTGAGTGTGGCCGTATTATTAGCCTGCAGTGTTTTCAGCCTCGGCTTGTTTAGTAATTTACAATTGGCCCTAGCACCGCAGTGGCCAAGTGTTAGCTTATTTTTAATGTTGGGTTTTTCAGTAGTTTACTTTTCGCACCGCTTGTGGCGCTTAGAGTATTTATATCAGCACTTTAACTCTCTACAAGACAGCCGGAATGAAACGGCTAAAGCCGATGTTAAGCCTCCTATTCAAGCGCCCGCTAACTTGCTTGAGATAGCGAGCTTTGAGCAATTTAAACGTTTCTCCAATCAAGAAATAGAACGTAGTTCTCGTTATCAAAATGCCTATTCGATAGTTTTGATAAAGGTCACTCATTTTTCTGCCTACCGTGATAAATTAGGAGCTGAAGAAGCTGATAAGTTATTGGTTAAATTCGCTATTTTTATACAAACTCAGCTACGAAAAATTGACTTGTTAGCACGCTATGAGAACGAACAATTGCTGATTGGTTTGCCAGAAGCGGGCCTGTATCAAGCCTTAGACACCGCAGAGCGGATCCAGCAAGCCTTGGAGCAAGAGTTCTGGAAAGCGTTTCCTAATTCATTTCATTTAGGCTCACGCTTAACGGTAGCTAGCGTTGAAAGTCCGCTATGTAGTTTGGACATGTTATTAAAAAAAGCCACTAAGGCAATGAATAAACAAGCTAATACAAAAACGCTAAGTTACGGCTCTTAG
- the nhaD gene encoding sodium:proton antiporter NhaD, translating to MRILLSMLLMLFSSASYAAEGISLVDSWVGYTALVIFAFAYLLVMSEEVIHLRKSKPVLVAAGLIWFLIAIYYRGSGHEHLVTEAFRHNLLEFSELMLFLLVAMTYINAMEERRLFDGLRAWLVSKRLSYRRLFWLTGTLAFVISPVADNLTTALLMCAVVTKVAKGNSRFINLACINIVIGANAGGAFSPFGDITTLMVWQKGLVMFGQFFDLLAPSFVNFVVPALIMSMFVSSDAVEAENETVELKRGARRIVLLFLITILTAVLGHSLFHMPPVMGMMMGLGYLQFFGFFLRKTLARSLHRKAVNAIAQRNDARLKALGSVVPFDIFNRVARAEWDTLLFFYGVVVCVGGLGFIGYLEMASNVMYLNWDPTYANIAVGGLSAIVDNIPVMFAVLTMEPNMSLGQWLLVTLTAGVGGSMLSIGSAAGVALMGQARGHYTFISHLRWTPVIALGYAASIACHLIINSHLF from the coding sequence ATGCGTATATTGTTGTCTATGTTGTTAATGTTATTTTCTTCTGCAAGTTACGCCGCCGAAGGCATCAGTTTGGTCGATTCCTGGGTTGGCTATACCGCTCTTGTGATATTTGCTTTCGCCTATTTACTGGTAATGAGTGAAGAAGTGATTCATTTACGCAAATCCAAACCTGTATTGGTAGCGGCGGGTTTAATTTGGTTTCTCATCGCAATCTATTACCGTGGCTCTGGCCATGAGCATCTGGTTACCGAAGCTTTTCGCCATAACTTACTAGAATTTTCTGAGTTAATGCTGTTCTTGCTGGTGGCTATGACGTATATCAACGCCATGGAGGAGCGAAGGCTATTTGATGGTTTAAGGGCGTGGTTAGTCAGTAAACGCTTAAGTTATCGCCGTTTATTTTGGTTAACTGGGACTTTGGCATTTGTGATATCACCGGTAGCCGATAACTTAACCACGGCGCTGCTAATGTGTGCGGTGGTTACCAAGGTAGCTAAGGGCAACAGCCGTTTCATCAATCTGGCCTGTATTAACATAGTGATAGGAGCCAATGCCGGGGGCGCATTTAGCCCCTTTGGCGATATCACCACTTTGATGGTGTGGCAAAAGGGCTTAGTGATGTTTGGTCAGTTCTTTGATCTGTTAGCGCCTTCGTTCGTTAACTTTGTTGTGCCTGCATTAATTATGTCGATGTTTGTTTCCTCTGATGCAGTAGAAGCCGAGAATGAAACCGTGGAGTTAAAACGTGGTGCTCGGCGTATTGTTCTACTGTTTTTAATTACCATTCTTACAGCTGTGCTAGGCCATAGTTTATTTCATATGCCTCCGGTAATGGGCATGATGATGGGTTTGGGTTACTTGCAATTCTTTGGCTTTTTCTTGCGTAAAACTTTAGCGAGAAGCTTACATCGAAAAGCTGTCAATGCGATTGCTCAGCGTAATGATGCTCGCTTAAAAGCGCTAGGCAGCGTAGTGCCTTTTGATATTTTTAACCGGGTGGCGCGTGCAGAATGGGACACCTTGTTATTCTTTTACGGTGTGGTGGTGTGTGTAGGTGGCTTGGGCTTCATCGGCTATTTGGAAATGGCCTCTAATGTGATGTACCTGAATTGGGATCCTACTTACGCGAATATTGCAGTGGGTGGACTTAGCGCCATTGTGGATAATATTCCAGTAATGTTTGCGGTGCTCACCATGGAACCCAATATGTCTTTAGGGCAGTGGTTATTAGTGACCTTAACCGCTGGGGTGGGCGGTAGTATGTTGTCGATTGGCTCTGCCGCGGGAGTTGCCTTAATGGGGCAGGCTCGCGGACACTATACTTTTATTAGTCATTTACGCTGGACACCAGTTATTGCCTTGGGCTATGCCGCGTCCATTGCTTGCCATTTAATTATCAACAGCCATTTATTTTAA
- a CDS encoding YeaH/YhbH family protein, producing the protein MAHFIDRRLNGKNKSAVNRQRFIRRYKSQIKRAVNDAVNQRSIQDLENSESISIPHKDITEPFFHQGEGGHRQRTLPGNDQFGTGDKIERPPQGEGSGSGDGDASDQGEGTEDFQFNISKDEYLDILFDDLELPNLQETDVDSIVEYKTARAGFTNDGVPANINVVRSLQNSLARRMAMGGEKRRKLRALEQQLLEQQSDPHVPHNDIEALKKDIAELKQKLASIPFIDTFDLKFNNFAKHPVPSSQAVMFCLMDVSGSMDQATKDMAKRFYLLLYLFLTRNYEKIDVVFIRHHTQAKEVDEHEFFYSQETGGTIVSSALHLMDEIIEQRYPKNQWNIYAAQASDGDNWADDSPKCRQILEKKILPLTRHYAYIEITNRAHQSLWHEYEQLTEIFSNFSIRHITTPDEILPTFRDLFKKATV; encoded by the coding sequence ATGGCTCATTTTATCGATCGACGTTTAAACGGCAAAAATAAAAGCGCGGTGAACCGCCAGCGCTTTATTCGCCGTTATAAAAGCCAAATAAAGCGCGCAGTTAACGATGCGGTGAATCAACGCAGTATTCAAGATCTTGAAAACAGCGAAAGCATCAGTATTCCTCATAAAGACATCACCGAGCCCTTCTTCCACCAGGGAGAGGGCGGCCACCGCCAGCGTACCCTACCCGGCAATGACCAATTTGGCACTGGCGACAAAATAGAACGCCCGCCTCAAGGTGAGGGCTCGGGCAGCGGCGATGGTGATGCCAGTGACCAAGGAGAAGGCACCGAAGATTTTCAGTTTAATATTTCCAAAGATGAATATTTGGATATTTTATTTGATGATTTAGAACTGCCTAATCTGCAAGAAACTGACGTAGACAGCATTGTCGAATACAAAACCGCGCGTGCAGGTTTCACCAACGACGGCGTTCCCGCCAACATCAATGTGGTTCGCTCATTGCAAAACTCACTAGCTAGGCGCATGGCAATGGGCGGAGAAAAACGCCGTAAATTACGAGCTTTAGAGCAACAATTGCTAGAACAGCAATCTGATCCCCATGTGCCTCACAATGACATAGAGGCACTGAAAAAAGACATTGCCGAGTTAAAACAAAAGCTCGCCAGCATTCCCTTTATTGATACTTTCGACCTTAAGTTTAATAACTTCGCTAAACATCCCGTCCCCAGTAGTCAGGCGGTAATGTTTTGCCTAATGGATGTCTCAGGCTCTATGGATCAGGCCACCAAAGACATGGCCAAACGTTTCTACTTATTGCTCTATCTGTTTTTGACCCGTAACTACGAAAAAATTGACGTGGTATTTATTCGCCACCATACCCAAGCCAAAGAAGTCGACGAACACGAGTTTTTTTACTCGCAAGAAACCGGCGGCACCATTGTCTCTAGTGCGCTGCATTTAATGGACGAGATAATTGAGCAACGCTACCCCAAAAATCAATGGAATATCTACGCTGCCCAAGCCTCTGACGGTGACAACTGGGCTGATGACTCACCTAAGTGCCGACAAATTTTAGAAAAGAAAATATTGCCACTGACTCGCCACTACGCTTACATCGAAATTACCAATCGAGCCCATCAAAGCTTGTGGCACGAATACGAACAACTCACTGAAATATTCTCTAATTTCTCCATACGGCACATCACCACGCCCGATGAGATATTGCCAACCTTTAGAGATCTCTTCAAAAAAGCAACTGTGTGA